In Vicinamibacterales bacterium, a genomic segment contains:
- a CDS encoding response regulator, translated as MSPTSARTRSQPLVLVVEDYQDAREMYAAYLQFSGFAVAEAGNGIEAIEKTHELLPDIVLMDLALPRMDGWEATRRLKNDDRTRHIPIVALTGHALAGHAEGARDAGCDAFVTKPCLPDALVAEIRRLLEDHRGKADNTGDPARAKTIRKRT; from the coding sequence ATGAGCCCGACGTCGGCGCGGACGCGTTCCCAACCGCTGGTGCTGGTCGTGGAGGACTACCAGGACGCGCGTGAGATGTACGCCGCCTACCTGCAGTTCTCCGGCTTCGCGGTGGCGGAAGCCGGCAACGGCATCGAGGCGATCGAGAAGACCCACGAACTCCTGCCGGACATCGTCCTGATGGATCTCGCGCTGCCGCGCATGGACGGATGGGAGGCGACACGGCGGCTGAAGAACGACGATCGCACGCGGCACATCCCGATCGTCGCCCTCACCGGGCATGCGCTGGCCGGCCACGCCGAGGGGGCGCGCGACGCCGGCTGCGACGCGTTCGTGACCAAGCCATGCCTGCCCGACGCGCTGGTCGCCGAGATCCGGCGGCTGCTGGAAGATCACCGCGGGAAGGCGGACAATACGGGCGATCCGGCACGGGCGAAGACCATCCGGAAGCGGACTTGA
- a CDS encoding ATP-binding protein: MARVAVPVAPVQAVESDAKLALVEFLLTSIDVQESARRAVDWLAAHAPVTEAAVLVAEGVSSAMLLVAEHGISSGAIMDFALNREDTGHPLIQTLAEATPVYFDAVPAHFRVPLESRGFHAIPLRAEPHEPVHGLLLVAGPGPHIDSETLWLARTLGKQVSRLLGRQMLAETRFGQERMLLYSIINAVTDPILLTDTEGKLIIANSHAEKLFAAPEEASEGWRRAAALNNMLFSAALSTSAVGMTALSRRELLLVDPLEGSDLLFELLSSRAKDERQGTYVVSILRNVTDLARAKEEIEESYRTLRIAQAEVRDERHRLDLIIDSVADPILVTDQEGDIVLMNTPAERLFNAPGVDDEGTLRRVRANGANLTSFVSNVLTRSGEQRYRGEIQLGDPLTGRPLPVEAVAGTILSEQGELMWVVTILHDLTEAIEKARLYEQLKQASVELERKVQEATAELAEQNELLRRQHIELEQASALKSQFLANMSHEFRTPLNAILGYTHMLLNNVTGQVTEPQRKSLTRIDSNSRHLLALINDILDITRIEAGRMPLNATSFGIKELFEEVQAELEPIIKRSNLTVTTRVRGAVPTLRSDRQKVKQIVLNLLSNALKFTPAGSVTMTASYDGRAKQVAIAVRDTGVGIPPEDQAKVFEDFRQLDTSPARGYGGTGLGLSICRRLANILGGSIDLESTAGKGSTFTLRLPAKGRRR, encoded by the coding sequence GTGGCACGCGTCGCCGTTCCGGTGGCGCCGGTTCAAGCCGTGGAGTCGGACGCGAAGCTCGCCTTGGTCGAGTTTCTGCTGACGAGCATCGACGTCCAGGAATCGGCGCGGCGCGCCGTCGACTGGCTCGCCGCCCACGCCCCCGTCACGGAAGCCGCCGTCCTCGTCGCCGAGGGGGTGTCGAGCGCCATGCTGCTGGTCGCCGAGCACGGCATCTCGAGCGGCGCCATCATGGACTTCGCGCTGAATCGGGAAGACACCGGCCATCCCCTCATCCAGACGCTCGCCGAGGCGACGCCGGTGTATTTCGATGCGGTGCCGGCGCACTTCCGGGTCCCGCTCGAATCGCGCGGCTTTCACGCCATCCCGCTCCGCGCCGAGCCGCACGAGCCGGTCCATGGCCTGCTGCTGGTCGCCGGCCCCGGACCCCACATCGATTCCGAGACGCTATGGCTCGCGCGCACGCTGGGCAAGCAGGTGTCGCGCCTGCTCGGCCGCCAGATGCTGGCCGAGACCCGGTTCGGCCAGGAGCGGATGCTGCTCTACAGCATCATCAACGCCGTCACCGACCCGATCCTGCTGACCGATACCGAAGGAAAGTTGATCATCGCGAACAGCCACGCGGAAAAGCTGTTCGCCGCTCCCGAGGAAGCCAGCGAAGGCTGGCGCCGCGCCGCGGCGCTCAACAACATGCTCTTCTCGGCGGCGCTGTCGACCAGCGCCGTCGGCATGACCGCGCTGTCGCGCCGCGAGCTGCTGCTGGTCGATCCGCTGGAGGGGTCCGACCTCCTGTTCGAGCTTCTCAGCTCGCGCGCGAAGGACGAGCGGCAGGGCACCTACGTGGTCTCGATTCTCCGCAACGTCACCGACCTGGCGCGCGCCAAGGAGGAGATCGAGGAGAGCTACCGCACGCTGCGGATCGCCCAGGCGGAAGTGCGCGACGAGCGCCACCGGCTCGATCTGATCATCGACTCGGTCGCCGATCCCATCCTGGTCACCGACCAGGAGGGGGACATCGTGCTGATGAACACGCCGGCGGAGCGGCTGTTCAACGCCCCGGGGGTGGACGACGAAGGGACGCTGCGGCGCGTGCGCGCCAACGGCGCCAACCTGACGTCGTTCGTGTCGAACGTGCTCACCCGATCCGGCGAGCAGCGCTACCGCGGCGAGATTCAGCTCGGCGATCCGCTGACCGGCCGGCCGCTGCCGGTGGAGGCGGTCGCGGGGACGATCCTGTCGGAGCAGGGCGAGTTGATGTGGGTCGTCACCATCCTGCACGATCTGACGGAAGCGATCGAGAAGGCGCGCCTCTACGAACAGTTGAAGCAGGCGTCGGTGGAGCTCGAACGCAAGGTCCAGGAGGCGACCGCGGAGCTCGCCGAACAGAACGAGCTGCTGCGGCGGCAGCACATCGAGCTGGAGCAGGCCTCGGCGCTGAAGTCGCAGTTCCTCGCCAACATGTCGCACGAGTTCCGCACGCCGCTGAACGCGATCCTCGGCTACACGCACATGCTGCTGAACAACGTGACCGGCCAGGTCACCGAGCCGCAGCGCAAGAGCCTGACGCGCATCGACTCGAACTCGCGGCACCTGCTCGCGCTGATCAACGACATTCTCGACATCACCCGCATCGAAGCGGGACGGATGCCGCTGAACGCGACCTCGTTCGGCATCAAGGAGCTGTTCGAGGAGGTGCAGGCGGAGCTCGAGCCGATCATCAAGCGGTCGAATCTGACGGTCACGACCAGGGTGCGCGGCGCGGTGCCGACGCTGCGCTCCGACCGGCAGAAGGTCAAGCAGATCGTCCTCAACCTGTTGAGCAACGCCCTCAAGTTCACGCCCGCCGGGTCGGTGACGATGACCGCGTCGTATGACGGACGCGCGAAGCAGGTCGCCATCGCGGTGCGCGACACCGGCGTCGGGATCCCGCCGGAGGATCAAGCGAAGGTGTTCGAGGACTTCCGCCAGCTGGACACGTCGCCGGCGCGGGGCTATGGCGGCACCGGCCTCGGCCTGTCGATCTGCCGGCGCCTCGCCAACATCCTGGGAGGATCGATCGACCTCGAGAGCACCGCCGGCAAAGGATCGACGTTCACGCTGCGGCTGCCGGCGAAAGGGCGGCGGAGATGA
- the gvpA gene encoding gas vesicle structural protein GvpA, translating to MAVERAAGGTSLIDVLDRVLDKGIVIDAWVRVSLVGIDLITVEARVVVASIDTYLKYSEAVGQVAPVSRPAAELPSHQDVVAENAALRAELAASKVARPKRRRASDEG from the coding sequence ATGGCAGTTGAACGCGCTGCAGGCGGCACCAGTCTCATCGACGTCCTCGATCGCGTGCTCGACAAGGGCATCGTCATCGATGCGTGGGTGCGCGTGTCGCTGGTGGGCATCGATCTGATCACCGTCGAGGCCCGCGTGGTCGTGGCGTCGATCGATACCTACTTGAAGTACTCCGAGGCGGTCGGCCAGGTCGCGCCGGTCTCGCGGCCGGCGGCGGAACTGCCGTCGCACCAGGACGTCGTCGCCGAGAACGCCGCGCTCCGCGCCGAACTGGCCGCATCCAAGGTCGCGCGGCCGAAGCGCCGCCGCGCCTCAGACGAGGGCTAA
- a CDS encoding gas vesicle protein, which produces MALELPGSHRATGLVDVLDRVLDKGLVIAGDIKVSLAEVELLTIRIRLLVCSLDKAQEIGLDWWRYDRDLSPGAVRDLAGEHADLRAEVRQLQERVAALTLATNGKPRAAGRRRR; this is translated from the coding sequence ATGGCTCTCGAGCTCCCAGGGTCCCATCGCGCCACCGGACTCGTAGATGTGCTCGATCGGGTGCTCGACAAGGGCCTGGTCATCGCCGGCGACATCAAGGTCTCGCTCGCCGAAGTCGAGCTGCTCACCATCCGCATCCGGCTCCTCGTCTGCTCCCTCGACAAGGCGCAGGAAATCGGGCTGGATTGGTGGCGCTACGATCGTGATCTGTCGCCGGGCGCGGTGCGTGACCTGGCCGGCGAGCATGCGGATCTTCGCGCGGAGGTCCGCCAACTGCAGGAGCGCGTCGCGGCGCTCACACTTGCGACCAACGGCAAGCCGCGCGCCGCGGGGCGGCGGCGCCGCTGA
- a CDS encoding long-chain fatty acid--CoA ligase: MASLNLSSVLEHPARLTPDRVAVSFGAQQLTYAQLNATADRVAAGLHALGIRAGDHVALSCPNLPWFPIAYFGILKAGAVVVPLNVLLKPREIAYHLRDSHAKACIAFEGTAELPIAAMARAACAQSGCPLFIVMPADPAAPARDGDLTLPAMMRDAASFEAVRREAGDTAVILYTSGTTGSAKGAELTHGNMVTNAVTCHDMFKPAFDNGADQHVTLVTLPLFHSTAQTAQMNAGFYGGFRLVLMPRFDPAAVLDAFTREQIGLWVGVPTMYWTLLQHARGTGADVSRAAASLRVCASGGAPMPVEVLYEFERTFNARILEGYGLSETAPVAAFNQLQRPSRPGTVGLPIFGVEIRCVDEHDTPVAVGERGEVVVRGPNVMKGYYDRPEATAEAMRGGWFRTGDIGQFDADGYLAIVDRKKDMILRGGFNVYPREIEEVLMTHPAVSLAAVIGVPDARLGEEVKAFVVLKPGSTVTADELVAWSREQMASFKYPRSVEVRESLPVGATGKVLKRELRGEQNR, encoded by the coding sequence GTGGCGAGCCTCAATCTTTCCTCCGTCCTCGAGCATCCCGCGCGGCTGACGCCCGATCGCGTCGCGGTGTCGTTCGGTGCGCAGCAGCTCACCTACGCGCAGCTGAACGCCACCGCGGACCGGGTCGCCGCCGGCCTCCATGCGCTGGGCATTCGCGCCGGCGATCACGTCGCGCTGTCCTGCCCGAACCTGCCGTGGTTCCCGATCGCCTACTTCGGAATTCTCAAAGCCGGCGCCGTCGTCGTGCCGCTGAACGTACTGCTGAAGCCGCGCGAGATCGCGTATCACCTGCGCGACAGCCACGCCAAGGCGTGCATCGCGTTCGAAGGGACCGCGGAGCTGCCGATTGCCGCGATGGCCAGGGCGGCCTGTGCGCAGTCGGGCTGCCCGCTGTTCATCGTGATGCCGGCGGATCCGGCGGCGCCGGCGCGCGACGGCGATCTGACGCTGCCGGCGATGATGCGCGACGCCGCGTCGTTCGAGGCCGTCCGCCGCGAGGCGGGGGACACCGCCGTCATCCTCTACACCTCCGGGACGACGGGAAGCGCGAAGGGCGCCGAGCTGACGCACGGCAACATGGTCACCAACGCGGTGACCTGCCATGACATGTTCAAGCCCGCGTTCGACAACGGCGCCGACCAGCACGTCACGCTCGTCACGCTGCCGCTCTTCCACTCCACCGCGCAGACGGCGCAGATGAACGCCGGTTTCTACGGCGGCTTCCGCCTCGTGCTGATGCCGCGATTCGACCCCGCGGCGGTGCTCGACGCGTTCACGCGCGAGCAGATCGGCCTGTGGGTCGGGGTGCCGACGATGTACTGGACGCTGCTGCAGCACGCGCGCGGCACCGGCGCGGACGTCAGCCGGGCGGCGGCGTCGCTGCGCGTGTGCGCGTCGGGCGGCGCGCCCATGCCGGTCGAAGTGCTGTACGAGTTCGAACGCACGTTCAACGCCCGCATCCTGGAAGGCTACGGTCTCTCGGAGACGGCGCCGGTCGCCGCCTTCAATCAGCTGCAGCGCCCCTCGCGCCCCGGCACCGTCGGCCTGCCGATCTTCGGCGTCGAGATCCGCTGTGTCGACGAGCACGACACGCCGGTGGCGGTCGGCGAGCGCGGCGAGGTGGTGGTGCGCGGGCCGAACGTGATGAAGGGGTACTACGACCGGCCGGAAGCGACGGCGGAGGCGATGCGCGGCGGCTGGTTCCGCACCGGCGACATCGGACAGTTCGACGCCGACGGGTATCTGGCGATCGTCGATCGCAAGAAGGACATGATCCTGCGCGGCGGGTTCAACGTGTATCCGCGGGAGATCGAGGAGGTGCTGATGACGCATCCGGCGGTGTCGCTCGCCGCGGTGATCGGGGTGCCGGATGCGCGGCTGGGGGAGGAAGTGAAGGCGTTCGTGGTGCTGAAACCTGGCTCGACCGTTACCGCGGATGAGCTGGTCGCGTGGAGCCGCGAGCAGATGGCTTCGTTCAAATACCCCAGATCCGTCGAAGTTCGTGAGTCGCTGCCGGTTGGCGCCACCGGAAAGGTGCTGAAACGTGAACTGCGCGGCGAGCAGAACCGGTGA
- the gndA gene encoding NADP-dependent phosphogluconate dehydrogenase: MSGTFGMIGLGTMGRNLALNVEEHGFPTVVWNLETDWMEAFVREHTGRRFTGARTLEEFVAALERPRRIMMMVPAGKPVDEMIGRLAPLVDTGDILVDGGNSHFEDTRRREAALREKRLDFVGCGVSGGEEGARFGPSIMPGGSGAAWSRIKDVLEAIAAKTDAGPCVTHVGPDGAGHFVKMVHNGIEYGDMQIIAEIYDVLHRGLGLSTPEAGEVFAEWNRGPLESFLVELTAQVCRVVDADTGRPLVDVVEDKAGQKGTGKWTAAIALDLAVAIPTIAAALDARVLSSLKTQRVAAARGYAETDARASFAAAERRTWIDDLRSALHGARVCSYAQGMALIAAGSAQYGWNVNLAEMARIWKGGCIIRARLLDPVRAAFTANPSLANLLVDPAIAAELQRAAPGWRRVAAAAAAAGIPVPAIGASLAYFDSYRTARLPQNLTQAQRDAFGAHKYERVERPGFVHSDWEPK; encoded by the coding sequence ATGAGCGGAACGTTCGGCATGATCGGGCTCGGGACGATGGGGCGCAATCTGGCGCTGAACGTCGAGGAGCATGGATTCCCCACCGTCGTCTGGAACCTGGAGACCGACTGGATGGAGGCGTTCGTGCGCGAGCACACCGGCAGGCGCTTCACCGGCGCGCGCACTCTGGAAGAGTTCGTCGCCGCGCTCGAGCGGCCGCGCCGCATCATGATGATGGTGCCGGCGGGAAAACCGGTCGACGAGATGATCGGCAGACTGGCGCCGCTCGTCGACACCGGCGACATCCTGGTGGACGGCGGCAACTCCCACTTCGAGGACACGCGGCGGCGCGAGGCCGCGCTTCGTGAGAAGCGCCTCGACTTCGTCGGCTGCGGCGTGTCGGGCGGCGAGGAAGGGGCGCGCTTCGGCCCCTCGATCATGCCGGGCGGATCCGGCGCCGCGTGGTCGCGGATCAAGGACGTGCTCGAAGCGATCGCGGCAAAGACCGACGCCGGTCCGTGCGTGACCCACGTCGGGCCGGACGGCGCCGGGCACTTCGTCAAGATGGTGCACAACGGCATCGAGTACGGCGACATGCAGATCATCGCCGAGATCTACGACGTGCTGCACCGCGGTCTCGGGCTGAGCACGCCGGAGGCCGGCGAGGTGTTCGCGGAATGGAACCGCGGTCCGCTCGAATCGTTTCTCGTGGAGCTGACCGCGCAGGTCTGCCGCGTCGTCGATGCCGACACCGGCCGGCCGCTGGTCGACGTCGTCGAGGACAAGGCGGGACAGAAGGGCACCGGAAAGTGGACCGCGGCGATCGCGCTCGATCTGGCGGTCGCGATTCCGACGATTGCCGCCGCGCTCGACGCTCGCGTGTTGTCGAGCCTGAAGACGCAGCGGGTCGCCGCGGCGAGAGGCTACGCCGAGACCGACGCCCGAGCGTCGTTCGCCGCGGCCGAGCGCCGCACGTGGATCGACGATCTGCGGAGCGCGCTGCACGGCGCGCGCGTCTGCAGCTACGCGCAGGGCATGGCGCTCATCGCCGCCGGTTCGGCGCAGTACGGCTGGAACGTGAACCTTGCCGAGATGGCGCGAATCTGGAAGGGCGGCTGCATCATCCGCGCGCGGCTGCTCGATCCGGTGCGGGCGGCGTTCACCGCCAATCCCTCGCTCGCGAACCTGCTGGTCGACCCGGCGATCGCCGCCGAACTGCAGCGTGCCGCGCCCGGCTGGCGCCGCGTCGCCGCCGCCGCGGCGGCCGCGGGCATCCCGGTGCCTGCGATCGGCGCGAGCCTGGCGTATTTCGACAGTTACCGCACCGCCCGCCTGCCGCAGAATCTCACGCAGGCGCAGCGCGATGCGTTCGGCGCGCACAAGTACGAGCGGGTCGAGCGGCCGGGGTTCGTGCACTCTGACTGGGAGCCGAAATAG
- a CDS encoding OpcA/G6PD domain-containing protein, whose translation MAAADRLLPAGRDVPFADIEVTLARLVRDGRDRKGAPARALTATVIVIGDLARLAAAAEALERLGESGGVRTILISEGEHTAPTARVTESAIAIAGLAPRFLNNAVAALRLSSLPAVVWWRGGSVDKLHDLAGLADRMILDAEDPVEGWRKAQHLFERTALTDLRWTRLTRWRSAVAHLFDLPPVRAGLGGFRRLTIEAADPHAARLYAGWLRACLKWTPSVAIDIAPAPANGARTPLRYVRLEGTGVAITAAGKTSECLTAAVDGFEESARIVPVGDATLAALIGEELGVRTRDLAFERALASALELEG comes from the coding sequence ATGGCCGCAGCCGATCGCCTGCTCCCGGCAGGCCGCGACGTGCCGTTCGCCGACATCGAAGTCACGCTGGCGCGCCTGGTGCGCGACGGCCGCGACCGGAAAGGAGCGCCGGCGCGGGCCCTGACCGCGACCGTGATCGTCATCGGCGACCTCGCGCGGCTGGCGGCCGCCGCCGAAGCGCTGGAGCGGCTGGGCGAGTCCGGCGGCGTGCGAACGATTCTCATCTCGGAAGGGGAGCACACCGCGCCGACGGCGCGCGTCACGGAGAGCGCGATTGCCATCGCCGGGCTCGCCCCGCGATTCCTCAACAACGCCGTGGCCGCGCTGCGGCTGTCGAGCCTTCCCGCGGTCGTGTGGTGGCGCGGCGGATCGGTGGACAAGCTGCACGATCTGGCCGGCCTGGCGGACCGGATGATCCTCGACGCGGAGGATCCGGTCGAAGGCTGGCGGAAGGCGCAGCACCTGTTCGAGCGGACCGCGCTCACCGACCTGCGGTGGACCCGCCTGACGCGCTGGCGGTCGGCGGTCGCGCATCTCTTCGATCTGCCGCCGGTCCGCGCCGGTCTGGGCGGGTTCCGCCGCCTCACCATCGAGGCGGCCGACCCGCACGCCGCGCGGCTCTACGCCGGCTGGCTGCGCGCCTGCCTGAAGTGGACGCCGTCGGTCGCGATCGACATCGCACCCGCGCCGGCCAACGGCGCGCGGACGCCGCTGCGCTACGTCCGGCTCGAGGGGACCGGCGTCGCCATCACCGCGGCGGGCAAGACCAGCGAGTGCCTCACCGCCGCGGTGGACGGCTTCGAGGAGTCGGCGCGGATCGTGCCGGTGGGTGACGCCACGCTGGCCGCGTTGATCGGCGAGGAGCTGGGGGTGCGCACGCGCGACCTCGCGTTCGAGCGGGCGCTCGCGTCCGCACTGGAGCTGGAAGGATGA
- the zwf gene encoding glucose-6-phosphate dehydrogenase, which produces MPVPAGDGLNPLLDGLRIEPTPEPTALVIFGASGDLTRRKLLPALYHLSRGQRLPARFSVVGVARSPMSDDEFRQQLHDSLKEFAGLSAPDQVSSALAREMAYVQGEMDDPKLYEALRACLAERGAPQGVLFYLAIPPTVYGTVVERLGAAGLTRSDGGYRRVIVEKPFGTDLASARALNDLLHSHLDESQIFRIDHYLGKETVQNLLVFRFANGMFEPVWNRRYIDHVQITAAETVGVERRANYYEGAGALRDMVQNHLMQVLALIAMEPPIAFSAENVRDRKLDVLASMQPVVGGDARADGVVRAQYDAGWVNGAEVPGYREEEGVAQGSTTETYVALRVHLDSWRWAGVPFYVRTGKRLPKRTTEIAIQFRRPPLHIFKKVSPTAIASNLLIVNVQPDEGISVRFEAKLPGSRLQLAPVMMNFRYGSAFGVAVPEAYETLLLDAMLGDATLFARHDFVETSWALITPIHEAWAASAARDVPLYEAGEWGPAEATALIAADGRRWRTL; this is translated from the coding sequence ATGCCAGTCCCAGCGGGCGACGGGCTCAACCCGTTGCTCGACGGTTTACGCATCGAGCCGACTCCCGAGCCGACCGCCCTCGTCATCTTCGGCGCGTCCGGCGATCTGACGCGGCGCAAGCTGCTGCCGGCGCTCTACCATCTCTCGCGCGGGCAGCGGCTGCCGGCGCGGTTCTCCGTTGTCGGCGTGGCGCGGTCGCCGATGTCGGACGACGAGTTCCGTCAGCAGCTCCACGACAGCCTGAAGGAGTTCGCCGGGTTGAGCGCCCCGGATCAGGTGTCGTCCGCGCTGGCGCGCGAGATGGCGTACGTGCAGGGAGAGATGGACGACCCGAAGCTGTACGAGGCGCTGCGGGCCTGTCTGGCCGAGCGCGGCGCGCCGCAGGGGGTGCTGTTCTACCTGGCCATCCCGCCGACGGTATACGGGACGGTGGTCGAGCGGCTCGGCGCCGCGGGACTGACGCGCAGCGACGGAGGCTACCGGCGCGTCATCGTCGAAAAGCCCTTCGGCACCGACCTCGCGAGCGCGCGCGCGCTCAACGATCTACTGCACTCGCATCTCGACGAATCGCAGATCTTCCGCATCGATCATTACCTCGGGAAGGAAACCGTCCAGAACCTGCTGGTGTTCAGGTTCGCCAACGGCATGTTCGAACCGGTGTGGAACCGGCGCTACATCGATCACGTGCAGATCACGGCGGCCGAGACGGTCGGCGTCGAACGGCGCGCGAACTATTACGAAGGCGCGGGCGCGCTGCGCGACATGGTGCAGAACCACCTGATGCAGGTGCTCGCCTTGATCGCGATGGAGCCGCCGATCGCCTTCTCGGCCGAGAACGTCCGCGACCGCAAGCTCGACGTCCTCGCGTCGATGCAGCCCGTCGTCGGCGGCGACGCTCGCGCCGACGGCGTCGTGCGGGCGCAATACGACGCCGGCTGGGTGAACGGCGCCGAAGTGCCGGGCTATCGCGAGGAAGAAGGGGTCGCACAGGGCTCCACCACCGAGACGTACGTCGCGCTCAGGGTTCACCTCGACAGCTGGCGATGGGCCGGTGTGCCGTTCTACGTGAGAACAGGGAAGCGCCTGCCGAAGCGGACCACGGAAATCGCCATCCAGTTCCGGCGCCCGCCGCTCCACATCTTCAAGAAGGTCAGTCCGACGGCGATTGCGTCCAACCTGCTGATCGTCAACGTGCAGCCGGACGAGGGGATTTCGGTCCGGTTCGAGGCCAAGCTGCCAGGCAGCCGGCTGCAGCTCGCGCCGGTGATGATGAACTTCCGCTACGGCAGCGCCTTCGGGGTCGCCGTCCCCGAAGCCTACGAAACACTGCTGCTCGACGCGATGCTCGGCGACGCCACGCTGTTCGCGCGCCATGACTTCGTGGAGACGTCGTGGGCGCTGATCACCCCCATCCACGAGGCGTGGGCGGCGTCCGCGGCCCGCGACGTGCCGCTCTACGAAGCCGGCGAGTGGGGGCCCGCGGAGGCCACCGCGCTGATCGCGGCGGACGGACGGCGCTGGAGGACGCTCTGA
- a CDS encoding HEAT repeat domain-containing protein, translating into MKKVASTLAVVLFAAAVHAAPAPDSRRLALAKDYIADEQWNRAIAELRIVADDPRDANRDEALFWLAHSQSQIGEQAEALQTIARLERQFLKSRWVRPARSLRVEIAQRLRRDDVLWVLAAPPAAPPPAVPVPAARPAPPAPRAAMPPPRAAAPTAVLPPQPAPPPDAPAAVTPAVPPAPAPFPAATPPPPRPGRPGAPPAPFEGFLPPQPYEWDSDVRMQALVSLLDSHSDRVIPLLREIALDNKNPNDARRAVIVLAQSPRSDARNTLVEAARRGAPVVRLAAIREMGRVQEPVFTTALVNIVRSESDASLRDTAIVTLGRTGARVQLRSLYAQLPQASRLAVLTGLFNAKDDDELIRIATSERDQRLRTRARQHLRLLATPKAVKFLTENP; encoded by the coding sequence ATGAAGAAGGTTGCTTCGACACTGGCAGTGGTGCTGTTCGCGGCCGCGGTCCACGCGGCGCCCGCGCCCGATTCGCGCCGTCTCGCGCTCGCCAAGGATTACATCGCCGACGAGCAGTGGAACCGCGCGATCGCCGAGCTGCGCATCGTCGCCGACGATCCGAGGGATGCGAACCGTGACGAAGCATTGTTCTGGCTGGCGCACAGCCAGTCGCAGATCGGCGAGCAGGCCGAAGCGCTGCAGACGATCGCGCGGCTCGAGCGGCAGTTCCTGAAGAGCCGGTGGGTGCGCCCGGCGCGCTCCCTGCGCGTCGAGATCGCGCAGCGGCTCCGCCGCGACGATGTCCTGTGGGTGCTCGCGGCGCCGCCCGCAGCTCCGCCGCCCGCGGTGCCCGTGCCGGCGGCCAGACCGGCGCCGCCCGCGCCGCGCGCGGCGATGCCTCCGCCGCGCGCCGCAGCGCCCACGGCGGTCCTGCCGCCGCAGCCGGCGCCCCCCCCCGACGCGCCGGCAGCCGTCACGCCGGCCGTGCCGCCCGCGCCGGCGCCGTTTCCGGCGGCGACGCCTCCGCCGCCCCGTCCGGGGCGCCCCGGCGCGCCGCCGGCGCCGTTCGAGGGATTCCTGCCGCCGCAGCCCTACGAGTGGGACTCGGACGTGCGCATGCAGGCGCTGGTGAGCCTGCTCGATTCGCACAGCGATCGCGTGATCCCGCTGCTGCGCGAGATCGCGCTCGACAACAAGAACCCGAACGACGCGCGCCGCGCCGTGATCGTGCTCGCGCAGTCGCCGCGCAGCGACGCGCGCAATACGCTGGTCGAAGCGGCGCGCCGCGGCGCGCCGGTCGTCCGCCTCGCCGCGATCCGCGAGATGGGCCGCGTGCAGGAGCCGGTGTTCACGACCGCGCTGGTCAACATCGTGCGCAGTGAATCCGACGCCTCGCTCCGCGACACGGCAATCGTGACGCTCGGCCGCACCGGCGCCCGGGTCCAGCTCCGCTCCCTCTACGCGCAGCTGCCGCAAGCGTCGCGGCTGGCGGTGCTGACGGGGCTGTTCAACGCCAAGGACGACGACGAGCTGATCCGGATTGCGACCAGCGAGCGCGATCAGCGCCTGCGCACACGCGCCCGCCAGCATCTGCGGTTGCTCGCAACGCCGAAGGCGGTGAAGTTCCTGACTGAGAATCCGTGA
- a CDS encoding sigma-70 family RNA polymerase sigma factor, which yields MNGGLRATADSDLVARAAAGDSAAFHALVERHRAMVYRLAYQFAGNHHDAEDIAQDVFIKVYRSLDRFRYDAQLTSWLYRIVMNACIDHKRRHAPAGWAPFTDDAELKMMNTPEDGPGPEEQAYGGQLGAVLEAEIARLPPGQRLVFTMRHHEGLKLSEIAAALGLAEGTVKRQLHAAVHRLRAALAGARVTAGEGA from the coding sequence GTGAACGGCGGCCTCCGTGCGACGGCGGATTCGGATCTGGTGGCCCGCGCGGCGGCTGGCGACAGCGCGGCCTTCCATGCGCTCGTGGAGCGGCACCGGGCGATGGTGTATCGCCTCGCCTATCAGTTCGCCGGCAACCATCACGATGCCGAAGACATCGCGCAGGACGTGTTCATCAAGGTCTATCGTTCGCTGGACCGGTTCCGCTACGACGCGCAGCTGACCTCGTGGCTCTACCGGATCGTGATGAATGCGTGCATCGACCACAAGCGCCGCCACGCCCCCGCGGGCTGGGCGCCGTTCACGGACGATGCGGAGCTGAAGATGATGAATACGCCGGAAGATGGCCCCGGCCCGGAGGAACAGGCCTACGGCGGCCAGCTTGGCGCAGTGCTCGAAGCGGAAATCGCCCGGCTCCCGCCGGGGCAGCGGCTGGTCTTCACGATGCGGCATCATGAAGGATTGAAACTGTCCGAGATTGCGGCCGCGCTGGGCCTGGCGGAGGGCACGGTCAAGCGGCAGCTGCACGCGGCGGTGCACCGCCTGCGCGCGGCGCTCGCCGGCGCCAGGGTCACGGCAGGGGAAGGCGCATGA